Proteins from a genomic interval of Saccopteryx leptura isolate mSacLep1 chromosome 13, mSacLep1_pri_phased_curated, whole genome shotgun sequence:
- the LOC136384718 gene encoding hyaluronan-binding protein 2-like — MSGLPVLLLMVLVGETALGFSLMSLLPDLDPDWTPDFYEYSDESYTQEENTSSPTGRPENPDWYYADDDPCLPNPCEHGGDCRVRRDTFACSCPAPFSGSRCQNVENKCEKNPCGQGECLVIQSPPYYRCACKHPYQGPDCSTAVPACRPNPCLNGGTCSRHRRRSRFTCTCPDQFKGKFCEVGPDDCYVGDGYSYRGKVSKTVNQHSCLHWNSHLLLQEHYNTFMEDAEAHGIGEHNFCRNPDGDKKPWCFIKVSNTRVKWEYCNVSACTALDTTDPEESPKEPLTKLPSFDSCGKTEITERKIKRIYGGFKSTAGKHPWQASLQTPLPLSTFMHRGHFCGGVLIHPCWVLTAAHCTDITAKNLRVVLGDQDLKKTELHEQTFRVEKIVKYSHYRERDEIPYNDIALLKLKPVRGHCAVESKYVKTVCLPDGPFPSGTECHISGWGVTETGEGSRQLLDAKVKLISNTLCNSRRLYDHTIDETMICAGNLQKPGIDSCQGDSGGPLTCEKDGTYYVYGIVSWGQECGKKPGVYTQVTKFLNWIKATIRRGASS; from the exons ATTGGACTCCTGACTTCTATGAGTACAGCGATGAGTCTTACACCCAGGAAGAGAACACCAGTAGTCCCACTGGCCGCCCTGAGAATCCTGACTGGTACTACGCAGACGACG ATCCATGCCTGCCCAACCCCTGTGAGCATGGCGGGGACTGCCGCGTCCGGCGGGACACGTTCGCCTGCAGCTGCCCCGCCCCGTTCTCTGGAAGCAGGTGTCAGAATG TGGAAAACAAGTGTGAGAAAAACCCATGTGGCCAGGGCGAATGTCTCGTCATTCAGAGTCCTCCCTACTACCGCTGTGCCTGTAAACACCCTTACCAGGGTCCAGACTGCTCCACAG CGGTCCCGGCGTGCCGGCCCAACCCCTGCCTGAACGGCGGCACCTGCTCCCGGCATCGGCGGAGATCCAGGTTTACCTGTACCTGTCCCGACCAGTTCAAGGGGAAGTTCTGTGAAGTAG GTCCCGACGACTGCTACGTTGGCGATGGCTACTCGTACCGCGGGAAAGTGAGTAAGACAGTCAACCAACACTCCTGCCTTCACTGGAACTCCCACCTCCTCCTACAAGAGCATTACAACACATTCATGGAGGATGCTGAGGCCCATGGGATCGGGGAGCACAACTTCTGCAG aaaccCAGATGGAGACAAAAAGCCCTGGTGTTTCATTAAAGTAAGCAATACAAGGGTGAAATGGGAGTACTGCAATGTCTCAGCCTGCACAGCCCTAG ACACCACTGACCCAGAGGAAAGCCCCAAGGAGCCCCTGACCAAGCTTCCGAGCTTTGACTCCTGCGGGAAGACTGAGATAACGGAGAGGAAAATCAAGAGGATCTACGGAGGCTTTAAGAGCACGGCGGGCAAGCACCCGTGGCAGGCATCCCTGCAGACCCCGCTGCCCCTTTCCACCTTCATGCACCGGGGCCACTTCTGTGGGGGCGTGCTGATCCACCCCTGCTGGGTGCTCACCGCTGCCCACTGCACGGA CATAACAGCCAAGAATCTCAGAGTGGTGCTAGGGGACCAGGACTTGAAGAAGACAGAATTGCACGAGCAGACCTTCAGGGTGGAGAAGATAGTCAAGTACAGCCACTATCGTGAAAGAGATGAGATCCCTTACAACGATATTG CTCTGCTCAAGCTGAAGCCGGTGCGTGGTCACTGTGCTGTGGAGTCCAAATATGTGAAGACCGTGTGTTTGCCTGAtggtccctttccctctgggaccgAGTGCCACATCTCTGGCTGGGGGGTGACAGAAACAG GGGAAGGGTCCCGACAGCTCCTGGATGCCAAAGTCAAGCTGATCTCCAACACTCTGTGCAACTCCCGCCGACTCTACGACCACACGATCGACGAGACCATGATCTGTGCAGGGAACCTTCAGAAGCCTGGGATAGACTCCTGCCAG GGCGACTCTGGAGGCCCTCTGACCTGTGAGAAGGATGGGACCTATTACGTCTATGGGATCGTCAGCTGGGGCCAAGAATGTGGGAAGAAACCAGGGGTCTACACCCAAGTCACCAAATTCCTGAATTGGATCAAAGCCACCATCCGCAGGGGGGCTAGCTCCTAA